Below is a window of Georgenia soli DNA.
CATCGTCTCCCCGCTGCTGGCGCTCATGCGCGACCAGATCGGCGCCGCCTCCCGCGCCGGCATCCGGGCGGTCACGATCAACTCCTCGAACGTCACCGAGTGGGACGACGTCCACGCGGCGATCGCCGCCGGCGAGGTCGACGTGCTCCTGTGCTCGCCGGAGCGGCTCAACAACCCCGCCTTCCGGGACGAGGTCCTGCCCCGCCTGGCGGCGAGCGCCGGGCTGGTCGTCGTGGACGAGGCGCACTGCATCTCCGACTGGGGCCACGACTTCCGCCCCGACTACCGGCGCATCCGCACGCTGCTCACGGACCTGCCGGACGGCATCCCCGTCCTCGCCACGACCGCGACGGCGAACGCCCGGGTGAGCCGCGACGTCGCCGAGCAGCTCGGTGTCGGCCGGCACGACGATGACGTGCTGGTCCTGCGCGGCTCGCTCGACCGGCCCTCCCTGCACCTCGGCGTCCTGTCCCTGCCGGACCACTCGAGCCGGGTCGCCTGGCTCGGGGAGCAGCTCGGGCGGTGGAACGGCTCCGGCATCGTCTACACCCTGACGGTGGCGGCAGCCCAGGGCGTGGCCGAGCAGCTGCGCGCGGCCGGCCACGAGGTGGCCGCCTACACGGGCCAGACGGACACCGCGGAGCGGGAGCAGCTCGAGGCGGACCTGAAGGCCAACCGGGTCAAGGCCCTCGTGGCCACGTCTGCGCTCGGCATGGGCTTCGACAAGCCAGACCTGGCCTTCGTCGTCCACCTCGGTGCCCCCTCCTCCCCCATCGCCTACTACCAGCAGGTCGGCCGTGCGGGCCGCGGTGTGGCGCGGGCCGACGTCGTCCTCCTTCCGGGCCAGGAGGACCGGGACATCTGGAACTACTTCGGCTCCCTCGGCTTCCCGCCCGAGTCCGCGGTGCGCGAGACGCTCGCCGCGCTGGCTGAGGGCGGCACGATGTCGACCGCGCGGCTCGAGACGCAGGTGGACCTCCGGCGGAACAGGCTCGAGACGATGCTGAAGGTCCTCGACGTCGACGGCGCGGTGCGCCGGGTGCGCGGCGGCTGGGAGGCCACCGGCACCGAGTGGGCCTACGACGCCGAGCGGTACGCCCGGGTGGAGGCCACCCGGGAGCAGGAGCAGCAGGCGATGGTCGACTACCAGCGGCTCGGCCCCGACGCCTGCCGGATGGCCTTCCTGCGCGGGCAGCTCGACGACCCGGACCTGGTTGACGGCTGGCGGTGCGGGCGGTGCGACCTGTGCGGCGGCCTGTCCCTGGAGGCCGGCGTCGACGCCGGCGCGGTGGAGCAGGTGCGGGCGGCCCTGGACCGGCCGGGCCTGGAGATCTCGCCGCGGCGGCAGTGGCCCACCGGGATGGACGCGCTCGGGGTGGACCTGCGGGGCAAGATCCCTGAGGACGAACGCGCCGAGGCCGGCCGGGCGGTGGCCCGGCTCGACGGGCTGGGCTGGTCCGTCCCGCTGCGCACGCTCTTCGAGCCGGCGCGCGGGTCCGGCACGGACCAGGGCGGCGGCCCCGTCGAGGCACCGAGCGTCGTCGACGGCGCGGACGACGCCGGAGGGAGGGCACCCGGCGGCTCCCCCGGTCCCGAGGGCGAGGCCCTCCACGGCGGCGACGGGCTGCTGCCGACCGCGCTGCGCCGGCCGGTCCAGGAGGTGCTCACGACGTGGGCGCAGGAGATCACCGCCGCCGGCGGGCGGGTCGACGGCGTCGTCGTGGTCGACTCGGCGACCCGCCCCCACCTCGTGCGGCATCTCGCGCAGGGGGTGGCGACCATTCTCGGCGTGCCCGTCGTCGGCTCCGTCGCGCCCGACCCGCAGGTCCCGGCCGGTCGCCACGACGTCAACTCGGCGCAGCGGCTCGCGGGCGTCCACCGGCGTCTGCACCTCAACCTCTCCGGGCCGGCCGCGGCGGGACTGCCCGGGCGGTCGGTGGTCCTCGTCGACGACCTCACCGACTCCGGGTGGACCCTGACGGTGGCCGCCCGGCTGCTCCGCCGCGCCGGCGCACGGGCGGTGCTGCCCTTCGTGCTGGCCCAGCGCTGACCTCGGTGCCGGCCGGACCGGCAGCGGGGGTCAGCGGGACGGGCGGCGCAGCGCCAGAGGGAGGGTCAGCAGGGCCAGGGCGCCGGCGGCGAGCATCCCGGCACTGAAGGACGTCGCCGCGGCCACCATGCCCACCACGACAGAGCCCAGCCCCGTCCCGGCGTCGAAGCCGATGTTCCACACGGCGCTCGCCGAGCCGTAGTGCGGCCGGCTCACCGAGGCGAAGGTCACCAGCAGCGTGAGGTTCTGCAGCGCGCCGTAGCTGGCGCCGACCACGGCCGTCCCGAGGAGGAGGGCCGGCGCGCTGGTCGCCTCCGGGTCGCGCACGGCCCAGGCGATGAGCGTCATCCCCACCGCCGTGTTGACGACGAGCGGCCAGATGAACCGCTGGGGTCCGTAGCGGTCCGCGAGCAGCCCCACCCGCCAGCGGGTCAGCGCCGCCATCGTGGTCATGACGAGCAGCGCCAGCACGGTCAGGGGCGCGCTGCTGCTCATCTGCGCCATGAACGTGATCAGCGCACCGCCCGCCAGCGTGACACCGAGGAGCAGCAGCATCGGGCGCAGCAGCCGCAGGTAGGGCGCGCGCTCCTGCGGCTCGGGGACGTGGTGGAGCATCCGGGCCAGCCCGATCGCCGGGACCACACCGAGGACCGGTAGTCCCGCCAGCGCGAAGACGACCCCGAAGCCGAGCCGCTCCGCGATCCAGGGAGCGCCCGCCACCAGCAGCACCTGCGGCCCGGCGATGGCGAGCCCGTAGGCGCCGATCGCCTGCCCGCGCCGGGCCGGCTCGACGAGCTCGGCCACCAGCGCGCTGCCGGTGACCGTGAGCACCCCGAACCCGAGGCCGCGCACCGCCGCCAGGACCAGCGTGGGCGCCAGGTCGTCCGTGAGGACGTGCGCGATCCCGGGAAGTCCGAGCAGGACCATGCCGGCCACGAGCACCGGCGCCCAGCCGAGGCGGCGCAGGGCACCGGGGACGACGAGCTGGGTGAGCACGGTGAAGAGCATGAGCACGCCGTTGACGAGGCCGGCACCTGCGGCATCGGCACCGCCCCGCACCACCCAGAGCGGGGCGACCGGGAGCAGCGCGGCGTAGCCCGCGAACCCCAGGGCGGTCATCGCCAGGAGCAGCGGCATGCCCGGCGCGCGCAGGACGGAGCCGTTCATGTGACCGTCCGCACGTGGGCGACGGGCGCGCAGCAGCGGCAGCGCGGGTTGTGGCGCATCACTCGAAGCGGGCGGTGACCGCCTCCGCGTGCCCCGGCAGATCCTCCGACTCGGCCAGCGCGGACAGCGGGGCGGCGAGCTCCTTCAGCGCCGTCTCGCCGTACTCGATGACCTGGACCGACTTGATGAAGGCCATGACGTTGAGGCCGCTGGCGAACCGGGCGGTCCCGCCCGTGGGCAGCACGTGGTTCGACCCGGCCAGGTAGTCCCCCAGCGGCACCGGCGAGTACGGGCCGACGAAGATCGCTCCCGCGTTGCGGATGCGCTGCGCGACGCCCCCGGCGTCGGCGGTCTGGATCTCCAGGTGCTCCGCGCCGTAGGCGTCCGCGACGGCGACGCCCTGCTCGAGGTCGCTCACCAGGACCGTGCCGGACTGCGGCCCGCTCAGGGCGGTGCGCATCCGGTCCGCGTGCCGGGCGAGGGGGACGCGGCGTGCGATCTCGGCGTCGACGGCGTCCGCGAGCTGCGGGGAGTCCGTGATGAGCACGGACGCGGCGGCCGGGTCGTGCTCCGCCTGCGACATGAGGTCCACGGCGACGTGCGCGGGGTCTGCGGTGGCGTCCGCCAGGACCGCGATCTCGGTGGTACCGGCCTCGGCGTCGATGCCGACGGTGCCCATCACCGCCCGCTTCGCCGCGGCGACGTAGATGTTGCCCGGGCCGGTGACGACGTCGACCGGCTCGCAGAGCAGCTCGCCGGCGGCGCCGGCCGCGGCGAGGTCGGCACGGTCGACGTCGTCCGCGACCGTGGCCCCGTAGGCGAACATGCCGACCGCCTGGGCCCCGCCGACGGCGTAGACCTCCTCGACGCCGAGCAGCGCGCAGGCGGCGAGGATCACCGGGTGCGGCAGGCCGTCGTGGTCCTTCTGGGGCGGGGACGCGACGGCGAGCTGCTCGACGCCGGCCACCTGCGCCGCCACCGCGTTCATCACGACGCTGGAGGGGTAGACCGCGAGGCCGCCGGGGACGTAGAGGCCCACCCTTCTCACCGGTACCCACCGCTGGTGCACGAAGCCGCCGTGGGTGATCTCCGTGGTGGTGTCCCGCGGGAGCTGGGCGGCGTGCCCGGCGCGGTTGTGGGCGATCGAGATCTCGAGAGCCTCGCGCACCGCCGGGTCGAGGTCCGCCAGGGCGGCGGCGATCGCGTCGGCGGGGACCCGCAGGTGCTCCGGGCGAACCCCGTCGAACCGCTCGGCGAGGTCGCGCAGGGCGGCAGCCCCGCGCTCGCGCACGTCCTTCAGGACCGGCCGGATCTGCTCCAGCGCCCCCTCCACGTCCAGCGCCGCACGCGGCAGGGTGGCGGCCAGCTCGGCCGCGGTGAGGGTCTGACCTCGCAGGTCCGTGCGCTTGAGCATGGTGCCCAGTCTAGGTGGGCGGCAGGGACCCCCTGCCGGGACGTCTGTGCCGCCGCGCGCGCCGTCCAGCCGCTCGCGTGGAGGCGGCCGGGACGCGTGGGCCGTTCCCCACCGTGCAGCCCCCACGTCTGCAGCCCCCACGTCCGCAGCCCCCGCGGCGGCGCCTGGCAGGATCGGACCATGAGTGTCGACGACGTCCCCACGGTCCCCACCGAGGGCACCATCCGGCTGGGTCAGTTCCTCAAGCTGGCCAACCTCGTGGACTCCGGTGCCGAGGCACGGGAGCTCATCGCCGATGGCGAGGTCACCGTGGACGGCGAGGTGGAGACCCGGCGCGGCCGTCAGCTGGCGAAGGGCGTGCTGGTCGAGGTCGATCTGCCGACCGGCCGGGTCGCCGCCCGGGTGGGCTGACGCCCAGACCCGGAGGGCTCGCCGTCCCACGTGCCGCCGTCGTCGTCGCCGGTCCGGGTCAGCTCGTGCTTCGGCTCGCGGTGCCGGACGACGTCGAGGCGTTGCGGTACGCCGGCAACAGCTCGGCGAACCGTTCGGCCCAGGTCCCGGCGGGTTCGGCGCCGGCGAGCATGGACCGGAGGTCGTCGAGGTGCACGTGCCATCCCGCGGCGTACCCGTGCGCGGACTCCCCGGGCAGGCCTCGGTGCTCCAGCCGCAGTGTCGTGCCGTCGGCATCCTCCTCGAGCGCCACCTCGACCTCGGTCTCGTGCCCGTCCGGCAGGACCCAGGTCACCACCAACCGGGCAGGTGGCTCGCACGTGAGCACGGTGCCTGTGACCACCTCGTCGTCACCGTCGCCGAACGCCAGCCGGTACGTCCCGCCGGGTGCCATCTCGCCGGTGAGAACCCCGAGCCAGCCGCACAGTCGTTCGGGCCGGGTCAGGGCCGTCCACATCTCCTCGCGCCCGGCCCGGTAGCTGCGCTCGACGACAGCGCGCACGGTGCCGCGGTCGGGCACGAGAACGGCGAGGGGACTCATCGGGCGGTCCGTGCCGGTCATGAGGAGCCCTTTCGACGGGCTGCCCGCCCGCGGACGATCTCGGTCTCGAGGGCGTCGAGCCGCTGGTTCCAGAACTGCGCAAGGCCGTCGGTCCAGGCCATGAGGTCCTCGACCGCCTCGGCGCGCAGGGAGTACCGGCGACGTTGGGCGTCGACCTCGCTCGCCACCACGCCGGCTTCCTTGAGGACCCGCAGGTGCCGCGAGACCGCCGGCTGACTGATCCCGAACTCCAGGCCCACCACCCGGGCGAGCTCGCCCGCCGGGCGGTCCCCGGCGGCCAGCTCCTCGACGATCCGTCGGCGAACCGGGTCACCCAGCGCGTCCATCGCGTGCACAAGCAGATGCTCGCACGTTGCGTTAAATAACGCAACGGTTAAACGCGAAGGGTGTCTCCGTGCGTCAGCTCATCACTTCAGTGCACCAGGCAGCTCGGCCCGAGCAGCGCCTTGAGGTCGCCGAAGAGCGCCGGCGTGGGCTGGACGCGCAGGTTGTCCGCCAGCTTCATCACGGTGTGCCGCCCCGGGCTGGTCAGCCGCAGCCGGACCTCCGACTGCCCCGGGTGGTTGGTGAGGATGCCGCGCAGCTGCTCGACCACCGGCCCGGTGCACCGGTTCGCCGGCAGGGTGAGGCTGACCGGCCCGTCCTCGGCGTTCGAGACGTCCGGGAGGGTCATCTCCTGCGCGTAGATGGTGGGGATGTCGTCGCGGCGGTTGAGCCGGCCCCGCACGGTGACGATGGTGTCCTCCGCCAGCGCGGTGGAGACGGTCGCGAAGGTCTGCGGGAAGAACAGCACCTCGATGGAGCCGGTGAGGTCCTCGACCGTGGCGATCGCCCACGGGTTGCCGTTCTTGGTCATCTTGCGCTGCAGGGACGTCACCAGCCCCGCCACGTGGACCGAGGAGCCGTCGGGCTTCGCGTCGTCCTCGAGCAGGGAGGCCACCTGGGTGTCCGCCGCACGCTGGAGGACGTGCTCCAGGCCGGCGAGCGGGTGGTCGGAGACGTACAGGCCGAGCATCTGGCGCTCGAAGGTCAGCTTGGCCTTCTTGTCCCACTCGGGCAGGTCGGGGATGTCCGGCGCGAAGCCGGCCGTCGCGCCGTCGTCGCCGCCCAGGCCGGCGAAGAGGTCGAACTGGCCGACGGCCTCGTTGCGCTTGACGTCCACGACCGCGTCGATGGCGTCCTCATGGGCCGCCACCAGGGCGCGCCGGGTGTGGCCCAGCGAGTCGAACGCCCCGGCCTTGATGAGGGACTCGATGGTGCGCTTGTTGCACACGATCGCGGGCACCTTGTCGAGGAAGTCGGTGAAGGACGTGTAGTCGCCCTTCTCCTCGCGGGTCTCGATGATCGCCCGGACGACGTGGGCGCCGACGTTGCGGATACCGGCCAGGCCGAAGCGGATGTCCTTCCCGACCGGGGTGAAGTTCGCCGCGGAGGTGTTCACGTCGGGCGGCAGGACGGTGATCCCCATGTGGCGGCACTCGCCGAGGTAGAGCCCCAGCTTGTCCTTGTTGTCCTGCGTCGAGGTGAGCAGGGCCGCCATGTACTCGACCGGGTAGTTCGCCTTGAGGTAGGCGGTCCAGAAGGACACCACCCCGTACGCCGCGGAGTGCGCCTTGTTGAACGCGTAGTCCGAGAATGGCAGGAGGATGTCCCACAGCGTCCTGACGGCTTCCTTGGAGAAGCCACGCTCGAGCATGCCCGCCTCGAAGCCGGCGAACTGCTTGTCCAGCTCCGCCTTCTTCTTCTTGCCCATCGCGCGGCGCAGCAGGTCGGCCTGGCCGAGCGTGAACCCGGCGACCTTCTGCGCGATGGCCATGACCTGCTCCTGGTAGACGATCAGGCCGTAGGTCGTGCCGAGGATGTCCTTCAGCGGTTCCTCGAGCTCCGGGTGGATGGGCTCGATCTTCTGCTGGCCGTTCTTGCGCAGCGCGTAGTTGGTGTGCGAGTTCGCGCCCATCGGACCGGGCCGGTAGAGCGCGCCGACGGCGGAGATGTCCTCGAAGTTGTCGGGACGCATGAGCCGGAGCAGCGTCCGCATGCCGCCGCCGTCGAGCTGGAACACGCCGAGGGTGTCACCGCGGCCGAGGAGCTCGTACGTCTTGGGGTCGTCGAGGCCGAGGGTCTCGAGGTCGACGGGCTCCTTGCCGTTCATCTCGAGGTTCTTCAGCGCGTCGTCGATCACGGTGAGGTTGCGCAGGCCCAGGAAGTCCATCTTCAGCAGGCCGAGGCCCTCGCAGGTCGGGTAGTCGAACTGCGTGATGATGGCGCCGTCCTGGGGGCGGCGCATGATCGGGATGATGTCGATCAGCGGGGCGGAGGACATGATGACCGCGCAGGCGTGGACGCCCCACTGACGCTTGATGCCCTCGAGGCCCTGGGCGTAGGCGACGATCTTCTGCGCCTCGGGGTCGGCGGCATGCACCTGGCGGAACTCCTCCGCCTCGGCGTAGCGCTTGTCCTTGGGGTCGAAGATGCCCGAGAGGGTGATGTCCTTGCCCATGACCGACGGCGGCATCGCCTTGGTCAGCTTCTCCCCCATCGCGAAGGGGTAGCCGAGCACGCGGGAGGAGTCCTTCAGGGCCTGCTTGGCCTTGATCGTGCCGTAGGTGACGACCTGGGCGACGCGGTCGTCGCCGTACTTCTTGGTCACGTACTCGATGACCTCGCCGCGCCGGCGCTCGTCGAAGTCGACGTCGAAGTCGGGCATCGACACACGGTCGGGGTTGAGGAACCGCTCGAAGATCAGCCCGTGGTCGAGCGGGTTGAGGTCGGTGATGCGCATGGCGTACGCGACCATCGAGCCGGCGCCGGAGCCACGGCCCGGGCCCACGCGGATGCCGCGGGACTTGGCCCAGTTGATGAAGTCGGCGACGACGAGGAAGTAGCCGGGGAAGCCCATCTGGGTGATGACGCCGACCTCGTACTCGGCCTGCCTGCGCACGTCGTCGGGGATGCCGGCAGGGAAACGGTAGTGCAGTCCCTTCTCGACCTCCTTGACGAACCAGGAGTGCTCGTCCTCCCCCGCCGGGACGTCGAAGCGCGGCATGTAGTTGGCGCCCTGCGCGGCGGTGTGGAACTCCACCTCGCACTGCTCGGCCACGAGGAGGGTGTTGTCGCAGGCGTCGGGATGGTCGCGCCACACCTCGCGCATCTCGGCCGCCGAGCGCACGTAGTAGGTGTCGCCGGTGAACTTGAACCGGTTGGGGTCGGCCAGGGTGGAGCCGGAGTTGATGCACAGCAGGGCGTCGTGCGTCGTGTGGTCCTCGGCCTTGACGTAGTGGGAGTCGTTCGTGGCCAGCAGCGGGGCGCCGATGTCCTTGGACAGGCGCAGCAGGTCCGGGATCACGCGCGACTCGATGTCGAGCCCGTGCTGCATGAGCTCGACGTAGAAGTTCTCCTTGCCGAAGATGTCCTGGAACTCCCCGGCGGCCCGCCTGGCCTCCTCGTACTGGCCGAGCCGGATGCGCGTCTGCACCTCACCGGACGGGCAGCCGGTGGTGGCGATGAGCCCCTTGCCGTAGGTGGTCAGCAGCTCCCGGTCCATGCGCGGGGCCTTGCCCATCTGCCCGTCGAGGGAGGCGAGGGACGCCATCCGGAAGAGGTTGTGCATGCCCTCGGTCGTGCGGGCCAGCATGGTCATGTGGGTGTAGGACCCGCGGGCCGAGACGTCGTCGTCGCCCTGGGACTCGTCGCCCCAGCGCACACGGGTCTTGTCCGCCCGCGCCGTGCCCGGCGTGAGGTACGCCTCGACGCCGATGATCGGCTTCACCCCCGCGCCGCGCGCGGTGCTCCAGAAGTCGAAGGCCCCGAACATGTAGCCGTGGTCGGTCATGGCGATGGCCCGCTGGCCGAGCCTGTTCACCTCGTCGAAGAGGGGGTTCAGCTTGGCGGCCCCGTCCAGCATCGAGTACTCGGTGTGGACGTGGAGGTGGACGAAGTCATCGGATCCGCCAGCAGCCATGCGGTCCAGTTTAGGTGGGGCCACCGACGCTTCCGGCCAGGCGCGTCGGCGGTGCGGGGCGAGCCGCGGCGGACCGGCGTGTCGCCGTCGGCGGGTCGCGCACGAGGGCGCGAGGGCGCCGGACCCGTCTGCCACGAGGGTGGCGGGAATCACCGCGCGGCGGCGGTCAGGACATGACCGTGTGCGCCATGTCCTGGTGCCAGATGCCGGCGTCGAGGTACCGCTCGCCGGAGACGATCTCGTACCCGAGCCGCCGGTAGAACCCGATCGCCGACTCCTGCGCCGACAGCACCACCCGCACGCGGAGCGTCCCGGGATCGTCCGAGGTGCCGTTGCCCGTCGCGCCGTTCGTCGCTCCGGGGCCCGTCGCTCCGGGCCGGGCCGGCGTGCCGCTCTCCGCCGCCGCGTGCCCGGCGAGCGCGAGGCCCTCGATGGCGATCACGAGCCGGGCGCCGATGCCACGTCCGCGGGCGGCGGCGCGCACGGCGAGCCGGCCCAGGTGCACCTCCCCCTCGTGCCCCGGGTCGGAGAGAAGCCGGCCGGTGCCGAGCGCCTCGCCGGTGACCTCGTCGAGGGCGAGCACGTGCGTGGTGCTCGCCGCCGTGTCGAGCTCGTCGATCTCCTCCTCCACGGGCACGTGCTGCTCGTGGACGAAGACCTCGGTGCGTACGTCCCAGGCGAGCTCGAGCTCCTCGCGCTCGCTCACGCGCACGACCCTCACGCCGTCGCCGCTGTGCAGGACCTCCGTCATCGCGCTCCCTCCCGCATCGCGTCCAGCGCGTGGGCGAGGTCGTCCGGGTAGTCGCTGCTCACCTGGGTCCACTGTCCGGTGCTCGGGTGCTCGAAGCCGAGGCGGACGGCGTGGAGCCACTGGCGGGTCAGGCCGAGGCGCTCGGCGAGCCGCGGGTCGGCGCCGTAGGTCACGTCGCCCACGCACGGGTGGCGCACGGCCGACATGTGGACCCGGATCTGGTGGGTGCGGCCGGTCTCGAGATGGATCTCGAGGAGCGAGGCGCCGGGCATCGCCTCGACGGTCTCGTAGTGCGTCACCGAGTCCTTGCCACCGGCGACCACGGCCATCTTGTACGGCGCGGTGGGGTGCCTTCCGATGGGCGCCTCGACGGTGCCGGTCGTGGGGTCCGGGTGGCCCTGGACGAGGGCGTGGTAGACCTTCTCGACGGTCCGCTCCTTGAAGGCGCGCTTGAGGGTGCTGTACGCCAGCTCGGACTTGGCGACCACCATGAGCCCGGACGTGCCGACGTCGAGCCGGTGCACGATGCCCTGGCGCTCGGCGGCCCCCGAGGTCGAGATGCGGTGGCCCGCCGCGGCGAGGGCGCCGACCACGGTCGGCCCGTCCCAGCCCGGCGACGGGTGGGCGGCGACCCCGACCGGCTTGTCGACGACGACGACGTCGTCGTCCTCGTACACCAGCCGCATCCCCGCGACGGCGACCGGCGCGGGTGCCGGTGCGTCGACGTCGGGCAGGGTCACCTCCAGCCAGCCGCCGGCGACGAGCCGGTCGGCCTTGCCGAGGGTGCGGCCGTCGAGGGTGACTCCCCCGGCGGCGGCGAGCTCGGCGGCGCGGGTGCGTGACAGGCCCAGGAGCCGGGCGAGGGCGGCGTCGACCCGCTCTCCCACGAGGCCGTCCGGCACCGGGAGGGATCGGACCTCAGCCATCGGCGACCGTCCCGGTCCCTCTGCTTCCCCTGGCGGCGTCGTCGGTGCGGCTGCCGTCGACCTCCTGGCCCCGCAGGGCGAGGTAGCCGACGAGCACGGC
It encodes the following:
- a CDS encoding RecQ family ATP-dependent DNA helicase; amino-acid sequence: MTENAAATTAGPHAASRGVPAPGTPGATVASSGAAGSSSLRDQAEAALRALVGRDDARLREDQWTAVEALVAQRRRALVVERTGWGKSAVYFVATALLRAGAAGRPPAGPTVIVSPLLALMRDQIGAASRAGIRAVTINSSNVTEWDDVHAAIAAGEVDVLLCSPERLNNPAFRDEVLPRLAASAGLVVVDEAHCISDWGHDFRPDYRRIRTLLTDLPDGIPVLATTATANARVSRDVAEQLGVGRHDDDVLVLRGSLDRPSLHLGVLSLPDHSSRVAWLGEQLGRWNGSGIVYTLTVAAAQGVAEQLRAAGHEVAAYTGQTDTAEREQLEADLKANRVKALVATSALGMGFDKPDLAFVVHLGAPSSPIAYYQQVGRAGRGVARADVVLLPGQEDRDIWNYFGSLGFPPESAVRETLAALAEGGTMSTARLETQVDLRRNRLETMLKVLDVDGAVRRVRGGWEATGTEWAYDAERYARVEATREQEQQAMVDYQRLGPDACRMAFLRGQLDDPDLVDGWRCGRCDLCGGLSLEAGVDAGAVEQVRAALDRPGLEISPRRQWPTGMDALGVDLRGKIPEDERAEAGRAVARLDGLGWSVPLRTLFEPARGSGTDQGGGPVEAPSVVDGADDAGGRAPGGSPGPEGEALHGGDGLLPTALRRPVQEVLTTWAQEITAAGGRVDGVVVVDSATRPHLVRHLAQGVATILGVPVVGSVAPDPQVPAGRHDVNSAQRLAGVHRRLHLNLSGPAAAGLPGRSVVLVDDLTDSGWTLTVAARLLRRAGARAVLPFVLAQR
- a CDS encoding MFS transporter; translation: MNGSVLRAPGMPLLLAMTALGFAGYAALLPVAPLWVVRGGADAAGAGLVNGVLMLFTVLTQLVVPGALRRLGWAPVLVAGMVLLGLPGIAHVLTDDLAPTLVLAAVRGLGFGVLTVTGSALVAELVEPARRGQAIGAYGLAIAGPQVLLVAGAPWIAERLGFGVVFALAGLPVLGVVPAIGLARMLHHVPEPQERAPYLRLLRPMLLLLGVTLAGGALITFMAQMSSSAPLTVLALLVMTTMAALTRWRVGLLADRYGPQRFIWPLVVNTAVGMTLIAWAVRDPEATSAPALLLGTAVVGASYGALQNLTLLVTFASVSRPHYGSASAVWNIGFDAGTGLGSVVVGMVAAATSFSAGMLAAGALALLTLPLALRRPSR
- the hisD gene encoding histidinol dehydrogenase; protein product: MLKRTDLRGQTLTAAELAATLPRAALDVEGALEQIRPVLKDVRERGAAALRDLAERFDGVRPEHLRVPADAIAAALADLDPAVREALEISIAHNRAGHAAQLPRDTTTEITHGGFVHQRWVPVRRVGLYVPGGLAVYPSSVVMNAVAAQVAGVEQLAVASPPQKDHDGLPHPVILAACALLGVEEVYAVGGAQAVGMFAYGATVADDVDRADLAAAGAAGELLCEPVDVVTGPGNIYVAAAKRAVMGTVGIDAEAGTTEIAVLADATADPAHVAVDLMSQAEHDPAAASVLITDSPQLADAVDAEIARRVPLARHADRMRTALSGPQSGTVLVSDLEQGVAVADAYGAEHLEIQTADAGGVAQRIRNAGAIFVGPYSPVPLGDYLAGSNHVLPTGGTARFASGLNVMAFIKSVQVIEYGETALKELAAPLSALAESEDLPGHAEAVTARFE
- a CDS encoding RNA-binding S4 domain-containing protein translates to MSVDDVPTVPTEGTIRLGQFLKLANLVDSGAEARELIADGEVTVDGEVETRRGRQLAKGVLVEVDLPTGRVAARVG
- a CDS encoding SRPBCC family protein gives rise to the protein MTGTDRPMSPLAVLVPDRGTVRAVVERSYRAGREEMWTALTRPERLCGWLGVLTGEMAPGGTYRLAFGDGDDEVVTGTVLTCEPPARLVVTWVLPDGHETEVEVALEEDADGTTLRLEHRGLPGESAHGYAAGWHVHLDDLRSMLAGAEPAGTWAERFAELLPAYRNASTSSGTASRSTS
- a CDS encoding ArsR/SmtB family transcription factor; translation: MDALGDPVRRRIVEELAAGDRPAGELARVVGLEFGISQPAVSRHLRVLKEAGVVASEVDAQRRRYSLRAEAVEDLMAWTDGLAQFWNQRLDALETEIVRGRAARRKGSS
- the dnaE gene encoding DNA polymerase III subunit alpha; the protein is MAAGGSDDFVHLHVHTEYSMLDGAAKLNPLFDEVNRLGQRAIAMTDHGYMFGAFDFWSTARGAGVKPIIGVEAYLTPGTARADKTRVRWGDESQGDDDVSARGSYTHMTMLARTTEGMHNLFRMASLASLDGQMGKAPRMDRELLTTYGKGLIATTGCPSGEVQTRIRLGQYEEARRAAGEFQDIFGKENFYVELMQHGLDIESRVIPDLLRLSKDIGAPLLATNDSHYVKAEDHTTHDALLCINSGSTLADPNRFKFTGDTYYVRSAAEMREVWRDHPDACDNTLLVAEQCEVEFHTAAQGANYMPRFDVPAGEDEHSWFVKEVEKGLHYRFPAGIPDDVRRQAEYEVGVITQMGFPGYFLVVADFINWAKSRGIRVGPGRGSGAGSMVAYAMRITDLNPLDHGLIFERFLNPDRVSMPDFDVDFDERRRGEVIEYVTKKYGDDRVAQVVTYGTIKAKQALKDSSRVLGYPFAMGEKLTKAMPPSVMGKDITLSGIFDPKDKRYAEAEEFRQVHAADPEAQKIVAYAQGLEGIKRQWGVHACAVIMSSAPLIDIIPIMRRPQDGAIITQFDYPTCEGLGLLKMDFLGLRNLTVIDDALKNLEMNGKEPVDLETLGLDDPKTYELLGRGDTLGVFQLDGGGMRTLLRLMRPDNFEDISAVGALYRPGPMGANSHTNYALRKNGQQKIEPIHPELEEPLKDILGTTYGLIVYQEQVMAIAQKVAGFTLGQADLLRRAMGKKKKAELDKQFAGFEAGMLERGFSKEAVRTLWDILLPFSDYAFNKAHSAAYGVVSFWTAYLKANYPVEYMAALLTSTQDNKDKLGLYLGECRHMGITVLPPDVNTSAANFTPVGKDIRFGLAGIRNVGAHVVRAIIETREEKGDYTSFTDFLDKVPAIVCNKRTIESLIKAGAFDSLGHTRRALVAAHEDAIDAVVDVKRNEAVGQFDLFAGLGGDDGATAGFAPDIPDLPEWDKKAKLTFERQMLGLYVSDHPLAGLEHVLQRAADTQVASLLEDDAKPDGSSVHVAGLVTSLQRKMTKNGNPWAIATVEDLTGSIEVLFFPQTFATVSTALAEDTIVTVRGRLNRRDDIPTIYAQEMTLPDVSNAEDGPVSLTLPANRCTGPVVEQLRGILTNHPGQSEVRLRLTSPGRHTVMKLADNLRVQPTPALFGDLKALLGPSCLVH
- a CDS encoding GNAT family N-acetyltransferase, with the translated sequence MTEVLHSGDGVRVVRVSEREELELAWDVRTEVFVHEQHVPVEEEIDELDTAASTTHVLALDEVTGEALGTGRLLSDPGHEGEVHLGRLAVRAAARGRGIGARLVIAIEGLALAGHAAAESGTPARPGATGPGATNGATGNGTSDDPGTLRVRVVLSAQESAIGFYRRLGYEIVSGERYLDAGIWHQDMAHTVMS
- a CDS encoding RluA family pseudouridine synthase, giving the protein MAEVRSLPVPDGLVGERVDAALARLLGLSRTRAAELAAAGGVTLDGRTLGKADRLVAGGWLEVTLPDVDAPAPAPVAVAGMRLVYEDDDVVVVDKPVGVAAHPSPGWDGPTVVGALAAAGHRISTSGAAERQGIVHRLDVGTSGLMVVAKSELAYSTLKRAFKERTVEKVYHALVQGHPDPTTGTVEAPIGRHPTAPYKMAVVAGGKDSVTHYETVEAMPGASLLEIHLETGRTHQIRVHMSAVRHPCVGDVTYGADPRLAERLGLTRQWLHAVRLGFEHPSTGQWTQVSSDYPDDLAHALDAMREGAR